The following proteins come from a genomic window of Mariniflexile sp. TRM1-10:
- a CDS encoding CAL67264 family membrane protein, producing MAMNKNTVLAWATTIMIIVGVALILMGAFRYDDVAGWGFAAVGIGFFAIAWVFNALKGRV from the coding sequence ATGGCAATGAATAAAAATACAGTATTGGCTTGGGCCACAACAATTATGATTATAGTTGGTGTCGCATTAATTTTAATGGGCGCTTTTAGATACGATGATGTAGCTGGTTGGGGTTTTGCAGCAGTAGGGATCGGTTTTTTTGCCATTGCTTGGGTGTTTAACGCTTTAAAAGGTAGAGTATAA
- the ettA gene encoding energy-dependent translational throttle protein EttA, translating to MSDDKKVIFSMSGLTKTFPGANTPVLKNIYLSFFYGAKIGILGLNGSGKSTLLKIIAGVEKNYQGDVTFLQDYSVGYLEQEPKLDESKTVLEIVKEGAAETVAILDEYNKINDMFGLEEVYSNPDKMDKLMARQAELQDKIDASNAWELDTKLEIAMDALRTPDGDKKISVLSGGERRRVALCRLLLQEPDVLLLDEPTNHLDAESVHWLEHHLAQYKGTVIAVTHDRYFLDNVAGWILELDRGEGIPWKGNYSSWLDQKSKRLAQESKTASKRQKTLERELEWVRQGAKGRQTKQKARLNNYDKLMSQDQKQLDEKLEIYIPNGPRLGTNVIEAVGVSKAFDDKLLYENLNFKLPQAGIVGVIGPNGAGKTTIFRMIMGEETPDKGEFLVGETAKIAYVDQAHSNIDPEKTIWQNFSDEQELILMGGKEVNSRAYLSRFNFSGGEQNKKVKLLSGGERNRLHLAMTLKEEGNVLLLDEPTNDLDVNTLRALEEGLENFAGCAVVISHDRWFLDRICTHILAFEGDSQVYFFEGSFSEYEENKKKRLGGDLTPKRIKYKKLVR from the coding sequence ATGAGTGACGATAAGAAAGTTATCTTTTCAATGTCTGGTTTAACCAAGACATTCCCAGGGGCGAATACGCCTGTGTTAAAAAATATTTATTTAAGCTTTTTTTATGGGGCTAAAATTGGAATTTTAGGTTTAAATGGTTCTGGTAAATCTACCTTGCTTAAAATAATTGCTGGTGTTGAAAAGAATTATCAGGGTGATGTTACATTTTTGCAAGATTACTCGGTTGGATATTTAGAGCAAGAACCAAAACTAGATGAGAGTAAAACCGTTTTGGAAATTGTAAAAGAAGGTGCAGCTGAAACTGTAGCTATTCTTGATGAGTACAACAAGATAAACGATATGTTTGGTTTAGAAGAGGTTTATTCTAACCCAGATAAAATGGACAAACTCATGGCCAGACAAGCTGAGCTTCAAGATAAAATTGACGCATCAAATGCTTGGGAACTGGATACTAAGTTAGAGATTGCTATGGATGCACTTAGAACGCCTGATGGTGATAAAAAAATAAGTGTATTGTCTGGAGGAGAGCGCCGTCGTGTCGCTTTATGTAGATTGCTTTTACAAGAACCAGATGTGTTATTGCTAGATGAGCCTACCAACCACTTAGATGCAGAATCGGTGCATTGGTTGGAACATCATTTGGCACAATACAAAGGAACTGTTATTGCCGTAACGCATGATAGATACTTTTTAGACAATGTCGCAGGTTGGATTTTAGAGTTGGATAGAGGGGAAGGTATTCCATGGAAAGGTAATTACTCATCGTGGTTAGACCAAAAATCGAAACGTTTAGCACAAGAAAGTAAAACAGCTTCTAAACGTCAAAAAACCTTAGAGCGCGAATTGGAATGGGTACGTCAAGGTGCTAAAGGACGTCAAACCAAGCAAAAGGCGCGTTTAAATAATTATGATAAGCTAATGAGTCAAGATCAAAAGCAGCTTGACGAAAAACTGGAAATCTATATTCCTAATGGACCACGCTTAGGAACCAATGTTATTGAAGCGGTTGGTGTAAGCAAGGCGTTTGATGATAAATTGTTATACGAAAATTTAAATTTCAAACTACCACAAGCAGGAATTGTTGGTGTTATTGGACCTAACGGTGCCGGTAAAACCACCATTTTTAGAATGATTATGGGCGAAGAAACCCCAGATAAAGGTGAGTTTTTGGTAGGTGAAACAGCAAAGATTGCGTACGTAGACCAAGCACATTCTAATATAGATCCCGAAAAAACCATTTGGCAGAATTTTAGTGATGAGCAAGAGCTTATTTTAATGGGAGGTAAAGAAGTAAATTCCAGAGCTTATTTAAGCAGGTTTAACTTTTCTGGTGGTGAGCAAAACAAAAAAGTAAAATTGCTTTCAGGTGGTGAGCGTAACAGGTTACATTTAGCCATGACACTTAAAGAAGAAGGCAACGTGTTGCTTCTGGATGAGCCTACTAACGACCTTGATGTAAATACTTTACGTGCTTTAGAAGAAGGTTTGGAGAATTTTGCAGGTTGTGCGGTAGTCATATCACATGATAGATGGTTTTTAGATAGAATTTGTACCCACATTTTAGCTTTTGAGGGTGACAGCCAAGTATATTTCTTTGAAGGTAGTTTCAGTGAATATGAAGAAAACAAAAAGAAACGTTTAGGAGGCGACTTAACACCTAAGCGCATAAAGTATAAAAAATTGGTTCGTTGA
- a CDS encoding NUDIX domain-containing protein: MMSSDKLKNIRTEVLSNNYYTLNKLTFDYRLSNGNWVTQVRECYDRGDGAGILLYNKEKGRVILTRQFRMPTFLNDNKDGLLIEICAGMLDKDNPEACIIRETEEEVGYRLKEVKKVFEAYSSPGVMTEKMHFFVGEYTDAMKVSAGGGLESEHEDIEVLELPFTEAIAMLNNGEIYDTRTIVLLQYALIHKLV; encoded by the coding sequence ATGATGTCGTCTGATAAATTAAAGAACATTAGAACAGAAGTACTTTCCAACAACTATTATACATTAAACAAATTAACATTCGATTATAGGTTAAGTAACGGAAACTGGGTAACTCAAGTACGGGAATGTTACGATAGAGGTGATGGAGCAGGTATCTTGCTCTATAATAAAGAAAAAGGTCGTGTTATTTTAACGCGTCAATTTAGAATGCCCACTTTTTTAAATGATAATAAAGATGGCTTATTAATTGAAATTTGTGCAGGCATGTTAGATAAAGATAATCCTGAAGCTTGTATAATAAGGGAAACGGAAGAAGAGGTAGGCTATAGGTTAAAAGAAGTAAAAAAAGTATTTGAAGCCTATTCTTCGCCTGGTGTTATGACTGAAAAAATGCATTTTTTTGTTGGAGAATATACCGATGCTATGAAGGTAAGCGCTGGTGGAGGTTTGGAAAGTGAGCACGAAGATATTGAGGTTCTGGAATTACCATTTACAGAAGCGATTGCCATGCTTAACAACGGTGAGATATACGATACCAGAACCATTGTATTATTGCAGTATGCACTAATACATAAGTTAGTTTAA
- a CDS encoding formimidoylglutamase, whose protein sequence is MDKLVLFNNTTLNELLNKRQGESKFGEHIQILTTISNIYDQLINLDVTHVIIGLPEDVGVYANYGKMGASKAWGATLKVLLNIQSNEFVKANKVLILGHLDFTEELIKVSELDPDKKKSIAKARKIVSEIDKHVTYIIQLIVSAGKKPIIIGGGHNNAYGNIKGCSLALKKPINVINFDAHSDFRPEEGRHSGNGFSYAYAEGFLNSYFIFGLQRNYTSDKLFKSLKKFKLIKYNVFEDLAVGKELKFKEELERALNHVADRPFGVEVDCDAIENIPSSAMTPSGFSVNKARSFVSYFGKNVNACYLHICEAAPTKKTETQVGKLIAYLIADFIEAYDC, encoded by the coding sequence ATGGATAAACTGGTTTTATTTAACAATACAACTTTAAACGAATTATTAAACAAACGCCAAGGTGAATCCAAATTTGGTGAACATATTCAAATATTAACCACCATCTCCAATATATACGACCAACTTATAAATTTGGATGTCACTCATGTAATTATTGGTTTACCCGAAGATGTTGGTGTGTATGCAAATTACGGGAAAATGGGTGCGTCAAAGGCTTGGGGTGCTACATTAAAAGTTTTATTGAACATACAAAGCAATGAGTTTGTCAAGGCAAACAAGGTTTTAATTTTAGGGCATCTTGATTTTACTGAAGAATTAATAAAGGTTTCTGAACTAGATCCAGATAAAAAGAAAAGCATTGCCAAAGCTAGAAAAATTGTGAGCGAGATAGATAAACACGTTACATATATTATTCAGCTGATTGTTTCGGCAGGAAAAAAGCCTATTATTATTGGTGGCGGGCATAACAATGCTTATGGCAATATAAAAGGCTGCAGTTTAGCTTTAAAGAAACCTATAAATGTTATCAACTTTGATGCACATTCCGATTTTAGACCCGAAGAAGGTCGCCATAGCGGAAATGGTTTTAGTTATGCTTACGCGGAAGGGTTTTTAAATAGCTATTTTATTTTCGGATTGCAAAGAAACTATACTTCAGATAAATTGTTTAAATCGTTGAAAAAATTCAAATTAATCAAATATAATGTGTTTGAAGATTTAGCTGTTGGCAAAGAATTGAAGTTTAAGGAAGAGCTTGAACGTGCTTTAAATCATGTAGCCGACAGACCTTTTGGTGTTGAAGTAGATTGTGATGCCATAGAAAATATACCAAGTAGTGCCATGACCCCAAGTGGCTTTAGTGTTAATAAAGCAAGAAGTTTTGTTTCTTATTTTGGTAAGAATGTAAATGCTTGTTATTTGCATATCTGCGAAGCTGCCCCTACTAAAAAAACTGAAACACAAGTTGGTAAGCTCATTGCCTATTTAATTGCTGATTTTATTGAAGCGTATGATTGCTGA
- a CDS encoding chromosome partitioning protein ParA, which yields MENNKSSMGLKVALGIALVLFLGTAFYTMNLYQKSSKVQKDLTEQKQLVMNDLSAMAKQYDEAISENEVANNDLIEARGRIQGLIDSLKISETNVKSLWSYKQKYASLQKEMDVLLAENDKLKVQNSYLATSLDSTRVRLEERTMFSDSLLIQNTALADVVSNAAVLGAVNMKGFGVIERTSGKLIPTERASRTDKIRVCFTVPKNKLVQSGDQELYVQVIDPKSKTLGLNEQVMFGDKTFNYSIISKFNYENSSLDVCEFVASKGSSEFQKGRYIVNVFNEKDLVATSEFTLK from the coding sequence ATGGAAAACAACAAAAGTAGTATGGGGCTTAAGGTAGCATTGGGTATTGCATTGGTTTTATTTTTAGGAACTGCATTTTACACAATGAATTTGTACCAAAAAAGCTCGAAAGTTCAAAAAGACTTAACCGAGCAAAAACAATTAGTAATGAACGATTTAAGTGCAATGGCAAAACAATACGATGAAGCCATTAGCGAGAATGAAGTAGCTAATAACGATTTGATTGAAGCAAGAGGACGTATTCAAGGATTAATCGATTCGTTAAAAATTTCTGAAACTAACGTTAAGAGTTTGTGGAGTTATAAACAAAAATATGCATCATTGCAAAAAGAAATGGATGTTTTGTTAGCTGAAAACGATAAACTAAAAGTACAAAATTCTTATTTAGCAACATCTTTAGACAGTACGCGTGTTCGTTTGGAAGAACGCACTATGTTCTCAGATTCATTGTTAATCCAAAATACAGCATTAGCTGATGTGGTTTCAAATGCCGCAGTGTTAGGTGCTGTAAACATGAAAGGTTTTGGAGTCATTGAAAGAACTTCAGGAAAATTAATACCAACAGAAAGAGCTAGTCGTACGGATAAAATTAGAGTGTGTTTTACTGTACCAAAAAACAAATTGGTTCAGTCTGGTGATCAAGAATTGTACGTTCAAGTTATTGACCCAAAAAGCAAAACGTTAGGTCTAAACGAGCAAGTTATGTTTGGAGATAAAACTTTTAACTACAGTATTATAAGTAAATTCAATTATGAAAATTCAAGTTTAGATGTTTGTGAATTTGTTGCATCTAAAGGTAGTTCTGAATTTCAAAAAGGACGCTACATTGTAAATGTTTTTAACGAAAAAGATTTAGTAGCTACATCAGAGTTCACTTTAAAATAA
- a CDS encoding Crp/Fnr family transcriptional regulator: MNQTGSHANFLNSFSNISQDIREDLLKISELKTVKAGKQIVKLGETPSKVFMLVSGIVRCYLSTESGKEYNKSFYMPLSFVGPLTALIQKTPSLFVFETLEDSEMYEVDYYKLTELCKKNESLRTLYYRILEVTYMMYEKRLVELISLDAKARYMELQKQIPNVDALIPQYHIASYLGITAVQLSRIRKKIYGN; encoded by the coding sequence ATGAATCAAACAGGCTCTCATGCAAACTTTTTAAATTCCTTTAGCAATATATCACAAGACATTAGAGAAGACCTTTTAAAAATTTCTGAGCTAAAAACTGTAAAAGCAGGTAAGCAAATTGTAAAGCTGGGTGAAACGCCTTCAAAAGTATTTATGTTGGTTTCTGGAATTGTTAGATGTTACTTAAGCACCGAATCAGGTAAAGAATATAATAAAAGTTTTTATATGCCATTAAGTTTTGTTGGGCCGTTAACAGCTTTAATTCAAAAAACGCCATCATTGTTTGTTTTTGAAACCCTTGAAGATTCTGAAATGTATGAGGTAGATTATTATAAGCTTACAGAGTTGTGCAAAAAAAACGAATCGCTTAGAACGTTGTATTATAGGATTTTAGAAGTGACATATATGATGTATGAAAAACGACTGGTAGAATTAATTTCATTAGATGCCAAAGCACGATATATGGAATTACAAAAGCAAATACCCAACGTAGATGCTTTAATACCACAGTATCATATAGCTTCTTATTTAGGGATTACAGCAGTTCAATTAAGCAGAATTAGAAAGAAAATTTATGGTAATTAA
- the fumC gene encoding class II fumarate hydratase, producing the protein MSFRIEKDTMGEVKVPADKLWGAQTERSRNNFKIGAPASMPLEIIYGFAYLKKAAAYTNCELGVLPIEKRDLIAAVCDEILAGKHDDQFPLVIWQTGSGTQSNMNANEVIANRAQQLAGKVIGEGEKAIQPNDDVNKSQSSNDTFPTGMHIAIYKKIIEVTIPGVKQLRDTLKKKSEAFKNVVKIGRTHLMDATPLTLGQELSGYVAQLDHGLKALENTLPHLSELALGGTAVGTGLNTPKGYSKRVAEYIAQFTGLPFVTAPNKFEALAAHDAIVETHGALKQLAVSLNKIANDVRMMASGPRSGIGEIIIPANEPGSSIMPGKVNPTQCEALTMVCAQVIGNDVAISVGGLQGHYELNVFKPVMAANAIQSAQLIGDACASFDEHCAVGIEPNHEVIKKLLNNSLMLVTALNTKIGYYKAAEIANTAHTNGTTLKEEAINLGYVTAEDYDAWVKPEDMVGGLK; encoded by the coding sequence ATGAGTTTTAGAATAGAAAAAGATACCATGGGCGAGGTAAAAGTACCTGCCGATAAACTTTGGGGAGCACAAACAGAACGCTCTAGAAATAATTTTAAAATAGGGGCTCCGGCGTCTATGCCTCTAGAAATAATTTACGGGTTTGCCTATCTAAAAAAAGCCGCTGCTTATACCAATTGTGAATTGGGCGTTTTGCCGATTGAAAAGCGTGATTTAATTGCTGCGGTTTGTGATGAAATTTTAGCTGGTAAACATGATGATCAATTTCCGCTTGTAATTTGGCAAACAGGTTCTGGAACACAAAGCAATATGAACGCTAATGAAGTCATTGCCAATAGAGCGCAGCAATTAGCAGGTAAAGTTATTGGTGAGGGTGAAAAAGCTATTCAACCTAATGATGATGTTAACAAATCGCAATCTTCAAACGATACCTTCCCTACAGGTATGCATATCGCTATTTATAAAAAAATTATAGAAGTAACCATTCCCGGTGTAAAACAACTTCGTGACACTCTAAAGAAAAAATCTGAAGCATTTAAAAACGTTGTAAAAATTGGTCGTACCCACTTAATGGATGCTACACCACTAACGTTGGGACAAGAGCTTTCTGGTTACGTTGCACAGTTAGACCATGGTTTAAAAGCCTTAGAAAACACCTTACCGCATTTAAGCGAATTAGCATTGGGTGGTACTGCTGTTGGAACTGGTTTAAATACCCCAAAAGGGTACAGTAAACGTGTTGCAGAATATATTGCACAATTTACCGGACTTCCTTTTGTTACTGCACCTAATAAGTTTGAAGCACTTGCTGCACACGATGCGATAGTTGAAACACACGGAGCACTAAAACAATTAGCTGTTTCTTTAAATAAAATTGCAAACGACGTTAGAATGATGGCTTCTGGACCAAGGAGTGGCATTGGCGAAATCATTATTCCTGCAAACGAACCAGGTAGTTCTATTATGCCTGGAAAAGTAAACCCAACACAATGTGAGGCCTTAACAATGGTTTGTGCACAAGTCATTGGTAATGATGTGGCTATTTCTGTAGGCGGGCTACAAGGCCACTATGAATTGAATGTATTTAAACCCGTAATGGCTGCAAATGCCATACAATCTGCTCAATTAATTGGTGATGCTTGTGCTAGTTTTGATGAACATTGTGCCGTTGGTATTGAACCAAACCACGAAGTAATTAAGAAATTATTAAACAATTCATTAATGCTGGTTACTGCATTAAATACAAAAATCGGCTATTATAAAGCTGCCGAAATTGCAAATACAGCCCATACTAACGGTACGACTTTAAAAGAAGAAGCCATTAATTTAGGCTATGTTACTGCTGAAGATTATGATGCTTGGGTAAAACCAGAAGACATGGTTGGTGGTCTAAAATAA
- a CDS encoding peroxiredoxin: MATIRLGDVAPNFTAKSTEGTINFHEWLGDSWGILFSHPADYTPVCTTELGTVAKYKSEFDKRNVKVVALSVDGLESHKGWIKDINETQNTTVNFPIIADEDRKISELYDMIHPNASDKFTVRSVFVIGDDKKVKLIITYPASTGRNFEELLRVIDSLQLTAYHKVATPANWKNGEDVVISPAITNEEIPAMFPKGHKEIKPYLRMTPQPNLN, from the coding sequence ATGGCAACAATTAGATTAGGAGACGTTGCTCCAAATTTTACAGCGAAGTCTACTGAAGGAACCATTAATTTTCACGAATGGTTAGGGGATAGTTGGGGAATATTATTTTCACATCCCGCAGATTATACACCAGTTTGTACTACCGAACTAGGTACCGTAGCAAAATATAAATCAGAGTTTGATAAGCGTAACGTGAAAGTAGTTGCATTGAGTGTAGATGGTTTAGAATCTCATAAAGGTTGGATTAAGGATATCAATGAAACCCAAAATACCACAGTAAATTTCCCAATTATTGCAGATGAAGACAGAAAGATTTCTGAATTGTATGATATGATCCATCCAAATGCGAGCGATAAATTTACGGTGCGTTCAGTATTTGTAATAGGTGATGATAAAAAAGTAAAACTTATTATTACCTATCCGGCATCTACAGGTAGGAATTTTGAAGAATTATTACGTGTTATAGATAGTTTACAATTAACAGCGTACCATAAAGTAGCAACACCAGCTAACTGGAAAAACGGTGAAGATGTTGTTATTTCTCCTGCAATTACAAATGAAGAAATACCGGCGATGTTCCCAAAAGGACATAAAGAAATAAAGCCTTATTTAAGAATGACGCCACAACCTAATTTGAATTAA
- a CDS encoding IS110 family RNA-guided transposase produces the protein MKKIRKNAGGIDIGAKKIFIGLEDKEVRSFDTFTSDLEQAVSYLEENNVTSVAMEATGVYWVILYDILKARGIDVWLVDGRSTKQVPGRKTDVKDCQWIQQLHSYGLLNRCFVADELVHELRSYQRLREDHIRSAAMHINHMQKALTLMNVRLKEVLDQVHGVSGLKIIRAILKGERDPGVLVKLCHGSVLKTKKELILKSLKGHYNEAGLFALGQAVVCYDFYQQQIAGCDLKMEEVLKKMGANRPKVSNKATPRKNVRHHKPNIEGMDRYLLQIFEGKDATVLPGITDYNWMQLLSEIGTDLHKWKTEKHFTSWLGLAPKQHHSGKMKKNYKAKGQPKAGLIFKQAATSLLNSKKIALGAFGRKIRAKKGASPAIKAMARKLAELYWKLFVKGLSYVEKGIKDYEEKILFNKQKNIMKMARELGLSISYKTAV, from the coding sequence ATGAAAAAAATCAGGAAAAACGCAGGAGGGATCGATATCGGAGCCAAAAAAATCTTCATAGGTCTTGAAGATAAGGAGGTTCGCAGTTTTGATACCTTCACATCAGATCTGGAACAGGCGGTATCTTACTTAGAGGAAAACAATGTAACCTCAGTGGCCATGGAAGCCACGGGAGTGTATTGGGTCATCCTCTATGATATATTGAAGGCAAGAGGCATCGATGTATGGTTGGTGGATGGCAGGAGCACAAAACAAGTTCCAGGCAGAAAGACCGATGTAAAGGACTGTCAATGGATACAGCAATTGCACAGCTATGGTTTGTTGAACCGTTGTTTTGTTGCAGATGAACTGGTACATGAACTAAGGAGCTATCAACGCCTGCGCGAAGATCACATCCGTAGTGCTGCTATGCATATTAACCATATGCAAAAAGCACTGACCCTGATGAACGTTCGGCTAAAAGAAGTTCTGGACCAAGTTCACGGGGTAAGTGGATTGAAAATAATCAGGGCGATCTTAAAGGGCGAAAGGGATCCCGGGGTTTTGGTAAAGCTATGCCATGGGAGTGTGTTGAAAACAAAAAAGGAACTGATCCTTAAATCCTTGAAAGGGCACTACAATGAAGCAGGGCTATTTGCTTTGGGCCAAGCAGTGGTGTGCTATGATTTTTATCAACAACAAATTGCCGGTTGTGATCTGAAAATGGAAGAAGTCCTTAAAAAGATGGGGGCAAACCGGCCTAAAGTATCAAATAAGGCAACTCCACGAAAAAACGTGAGGCACCACAAACCAAATATAGAAGGAATGGACCGTTATCTATTGCAAATATTTGAAGGCAAAGATGCTACGGTCCTACCCGGTATAACAGATTATAATTGGATGCAGCTCCTATCGGAAATAGGGACTGATTTACATAAATGGAAAACAGAAAAGCATTTTACTTCCTGGTTGGGACTGGCGCCAAAACAGCACCATTCGGGCAAGATGAAAAAAAACTATAAGGCTAAAGGACAACCAAAGGCCGGCCTGATATTTAAGCAAGCGGCCACGAGCCTGCTCAACAGCAAGAAAATTGCATTGGGTGCTTTTGGCAGAAAGATAAGGGCAAAGAAAGGGGCATCACCGGCAATAAAGGCAATGGCAAGAAAACTGGCAGAGCTCTATTGGAAGCTATTTGTTAAAGGACTGTCATATGTAGAGAAGGGAATCAAAGATTATGAGGAGAAGATCTTGTTTAATAAACAAAAGAACATTATGAAAATGGCAAGAGAACTTGGTTTGTCAATTAGCTATAAAACAGCGGTTTAG
- a CDS encoding GlxA family transcriptional regulator, whose protein sequence is MKHISVYIPKGHYSMVNIEGAYQMFNWVNSYYGQINKSPIFNVELIGIEKSSTQTNGLFTINPQRLIKDVKHTDLIIIPAIHGDLKDNLKANAELLPWLVKQYNQGAELVSFCIGTFYLAASGLLNGKPCSTHWQYANEFRAMFPKAILMDDKIMTESNGIYTSGGAYSFTNLMIYLIEKYAGREVAVMASKGFMIDIDRESQSPFMMFKGQKTHKDIEILEAQNYIEQNYNTKITVDELCGNSNVARRTFERRFKKATANTVLEYIQRVKIEAAKKELEHGRKTVNEVMYEVGYNDTKAFRDVFKKITDMTPIDYRNKFSLAYN, encoded by the coding sequence ATGAAACATATATCGGTTTACATTCCAAAAGGACATTACAGCATGGTTAATATTGAAGGAGCTTATCAAATGTTTAATTGGGTAAACAGCTACTATGGGCAAATTAACAAAAGTCCTATATTTAATGTTGAGCTTATAGGTATTGAAAAATCATCAACTCAAACCAACGGCTTGTTTACTATTAATCCGCAGCGCTTGATTAAAGACGTAAAACACACAGACCTTATTATTATTCCTGCCATTCATGGTGATTTAAAAGATAATTTAAAAGCCAATGCTGAATTGTTGCCTTGGCTTGTTAAACAATACAACCAAGGTGCCGAATTGGTGAGTTTTTGCATTGGAACATTTTATTTAGCAGCTTCTGGGTTACTTAATGGGAAGCCCTGCTCTACACACTGGCAATATGCCAATGAATTTAGGGCCATGTTTCCTAAAGCAATATTGATGGATGATAAAATCATGACAGAATCCAATGGTATTTACACTAGCGGTGGCGCATATTCATTTACCAATTTAATGATTTACCTTATTGAAAAATATGCAGGACGTGAAGTGGCTGTTATGGCATCAAAAGGGTTTATGATAGATATTGATAGAGAAAGTCAATCACCTTTTATGATGTTTAAAGGCCAGAAAACACATAAGGATATAGAAATACTTGAAGCTCAAAACTACATAGAACAAAATTATAATACCAAAATAACAGTTGATGAACTTTGCGGGAATAGCAACGTCGCTCGTAGAACTTTTGAACGCCGATTTAAAAAAGCTACAGCAAATACAGTATTGGAATATATTCAACGTGTTAAGATTGAAGCTGCTAAAAAAGAATTAGAACATGGTAGAAAAACAGTAAACGAAGTTATGTATGAGGTGGGCTATAATGACACTAAAGCTTTTAGGGATGTATTTAAAAAAATAACCGATATGACTCCTATCGATTATCGAAATAAGTTTTCTTTAGCATATAATTAA
- a CDS encoding VOC family protein: MTTTINPYLIFNGNCEDAFNFYKSVFGGEFEYIGRFKDMPQEDGYSDIPENYANKIMHVCFHIGKETYLMGSDNNPEFGEVTFGQNMNISINTDSKNEADRLFTGLSDAATVTMPMKDMFWGDYFGMLTDKFGVMWMISYRKSQ; encoded by the coding sequence ATGACAACAACAATTAATCCTTATTTAATCTTTAATGGCAACTGTGAAGATGCATTTAATTTTTACAAATCCGTCTTTGGTGGTGAATTTGAATATATTGGGAGATTTAAAGATATGCCCCAAGAAGATGGTTACAGCGATATACCTGAAAACTATGCTAACAAAATTATGCATGTATGTTTCCATATAGGTAAAGAAACCTATTTAATGGGTAGCGATAACAATCCAGAATTTGGGGAAGTTACGTTTGGACAAAACATGAATATTTCAATTAATACAGACTCAAAAAATGAAGCCGATAGATTGTTTACTGGTCTATCTGATGCAGCTACAGTAACAATGCCTATGAAAGATATGTTTTGGGGCGATTATTTTGGAATGCTTACCGATAAATTCGGAGTTATGTGGATGATAAGCTATCGTAAATCTCAATAA
- a CDS encoding SRPBCC family protein, which produces MLQKINFKITIHAPKETVWSVLWEDTSYRKWTKVFSEGSHAVSDWQEGSKVLFLDGNGHGMFSKIYKKVPHTFMGFEHLGIVKDAIEQPLDEKAKAWSGAKEDYSLTEKNGITHLEVSMDSDKEFENYFKNTFPKALEIVKQLSEKSI; this is translated from the coding sequence ATGTTACAAAAAATAAATTTTAAAATAACAATACATGCTCCAAAAGAGACGGTTTGGTCAGTTCTTTGGGAAGACACATCGTATCGTAAATGGACCAAAGTTTTTAGTGAAGGCTCTCATGCTGTTTCAGATTGGCAGGAGGGAAGCAAAGTACTATTTTTAGATGGCAATGGCCACGGTATGTTTAGCAAAATATATAAAAAAGTTCCACATACATTTATGGGTTTTGAACATTTAGGAATTGTTAAAGACGCTATTGAACAGCCTTTAGATGAAAAAGCAAAAGCTTGGTCTGGAGCAAAAGAAGATTATTCATTAACTGAAAAAAATGGGATTACGCATTTAGAAGTTAGTATGGATTCTGATAAAGAATTTGAAAATTACTTTAAAAATACTTTTCCTAAAGCACTTGAAATTGTAAAACAATTATCAGAGAAATCAATTTAA
- a CDS encoding VOC family protein produces MVQQLFVNLAVENLTKSMDFFKALGFTFNSKFTDETAACLVLGDKLYAMLLTKAKFKEFTKKPISNAKKQTEVLVALQLNTRKEVDSLMKKAVKAGASIYMEPQDYGFMYQHSFEDLDGHQWEVFFMDESQFPEQ; encoded by the coding sequence ATGGTACAACAACTTTTTGTTAATCTGGCAGTAGAAAATCTAACTAAATCCATGGATTTTTTCAAAGCTTTGGGATTTACGTTCAATTCTAAATTTACTGATGAAACCGCAGCATGTTTAGTGTTGGGCGACAAGTTATACGCTATGTTACTTACTAAAGCAAAATTTAAAGAGTTTACTAAAAAGCCCATTTCAAACGCAAAAAAGCAAACCGAGGTATTAGTGGCTTTACAGTTAAATACTCGGAAAGAAGTAGATAGTTTGATGAAAAAAGCAGTTAAAGCAGGTGCGTCTATTTATATGGAACCTCAAGATTATGGGTTTATGTATCAACATAGTTTTGAAGATTTGGATGGCCATCAATGGGAAGTGTTTTTTATGGATGAAAGTCAGTTTCCAGAGCAATAA